The sequence below is a genomic window from Massilia oculi.
CCGCCGCCAAACCGGCAGCAAAGAAAGCGACCGCAACCAAAACCGCCGCCAAACCGGCAGCAAAGAAAGCGACCGCGACCAAAACCGCCGCCAAACCGGCAGCGAAGAAAGCAACCGCGACCAAAACCGCCGCCAAACCGGTAGCGAAAAAAGCGACCGCCACCAAAACCGCCGCAAAACCAGCTGTGAAGAAAGCGTCGCCCGCAGCAAAAAAAGCCTCGCCGGCCGCTAATAAAGCTGCGCCGGCTGCAACCAAGGCTAATCCAGCCGCTAAAAAAGCTGCTCCAGTGAAAGCTGCAGCAACCAAGACCGTTGCCGCCAAGCCAGAAGCCAAGCCAGCAGTCGTGGCCAAGGCCGACGCCAAGCCGGAAGCGAAAGTCGACACCAAGGCCGATACCAAGCCGGAAGTGAAGGCCGACGCCAAGGTCGACGCCAAGCCGGAAGCGAAAAAGCCGGCAGCCAAGAAACCGGCCGCCAAGCCGGCAGCGACGACCACCGCCGCCCAGCCGGCAGCCGCGCCTGCGGCCGCTCCGGCAGCGCCAAGCGCCGCTCCTGCTGCAAAGACCGTGCTGGCGCCGACCGCATGGCCGTTCCCGACCAGCAGCCGTCCTTAATACCGGACGTCGCCCAACCTGCCATGCGCCATGTGCGCATGGCAAGTCGGGCCTGCTTCAGGCACAATGCCGCTGTGTGATTGTTCGCACAGCGGTTTTTTTTTTGAGGAGAGTCCGTGCTGTCCATTCTTCAGTTTATCGTCGATATCATCGCAGGCTTGCTGGGTGGGGTGCTGCTGCTGCGCTTCTGGACGAACGCCATCCGCGTGCGCCTCCCCGACCAGATCCGCCAGTTCGTGCACACCATCACCGACTGGCTGGTGATGCCGCTGCGGCGCGTGGTGCCGGGCACCCGGGGCTACGACTGGGCGAGCCTGATCGGCGCCTTCCTGGTGGTGCTGGTGGCCAGCACGCTCCTGCTGCTGCAAGGCGGCAGCGGCGAGATGGTGCTGCTGTATGCGCTGCACCGCTTCCTGAACTGGATCCTGTACGGCTTCATGGCGCTCCTGATCATCGAGGCGATCTTCAGCTGGGTGAATCCGAACGCGCCGCTGGCGCCGTTCGTGCACGCCCTGAACCAG
It includes:
- a CDS encoding YggT family protein → MLSILQFIVDIIAGLLGGVLLLRFWTNAIRVRLPDQIRQFVHTITDWLVMPLRRVVPGTRGYDWASLIGAFLVVLVASTLLLLQGGSGEMVLLYALHRFLNWILYGFMALLIIEAIFSWVNPNAPLAPFVHALNQPVLCPIRRVVPPIGGIDLSVLVALVLIQILLFVLRQVFGF